A window of the Arenibacter algicola genome harbors these coding sequences:
- a CDS encoding sodium:solute symporter family transporter, with protein sequence MTKKVLLNNNKNIQFWGYLLSIICFFIYFKANSQDRYFEYSHFPNLPPNTGQKVQPGLAGAYTGIDDDFLIVAGGANFPDKLPWEGGTKTYYDEIFILKKKTDGTFQWETNSKRIPFSSGYGGAISTNRGLLCFGGNNSDSTISDSWFIDYIPETGEIEISQGPILPVPLTNFAFAKVDNDIYVAGGISEFGGASTNSFYRLSIGDNNFKDWKWELLSSWDGDPRAFSVGVGQSNGLENCFYLFSGRNIDPQGEWKVLADAHVYNPTIKKWQIISKGIDKEFKVMAGTAFPVGASSIIFPSGSDGNLAIEEIDIKKRIEHLESRLVNGEDVGEVLQLAKLKLTNHLNNHPGFGNKVYGFNTISQEFYEIEEIPQTGQVTTSAVAWGGDIVVPSGEVRPGVRTPEVLKITINKDAKHLGIIDMLVIGLYFLTLAWMGYFFSKRQKSTEDYFKGGGRIPWWAAGLSIFGTALSAITFMAVPAKTFATDWSYFMLNMTIFLVAPVIVFWFIPFFRKLNVTTAYEFLESRFNLTIRLLGSLSFILFQIGRMGVVMFLPSIALNVVTGIDIFVCISLMGVVSMIYTIYGGIEAVIWTDVVQVIVLLGGAILSLVLMVTSIDGGLKEILEMAKENDKFNIIDLDLSLKQPTVWVMLLGGIFANITTYGSDQTMVQRYLTTKTQKEAQKSVWTNAILTIPATLIFFFVGTTLFAFFKNYPSELNPTFENNDAIFPWYIVSELPTGISGLLIAAIFAAAMSSLSSSMNSAATSYATDIHFRFGWNKKTNELKIARKATLMIGIIGTIFAIMMATVDVKSLWDEFQKVLGLVIGSLGGVFLLGIFTKRANSIGVLIGIVVSIMVQVYVGVTEPVHILVYSATGVISCFFVGYVASLFFAKD encoded by the coding sequence ATGACTAAAAAGGTCTTATTGAATAATAATAAGAATATTCAGTTTTGGGGCTATTTATTATCTATCATATGTTTTTTCATTTACTTTAAAGCCAATTCACAGGATAGGTATTTTGAGTATTCCCATTTTCCGAACCTGCCGCCAAACACAGGACAAAAAGTTCAGCCAGGTCTTGCCGGGGCATATACTGGTATAGACGATGATTTCTTGATTGTGGCAGGAGGAGCCAATTTTCCAGATAAACTTCCATGGGAAGGTGGAACAAAAACCTATTATGACGAAATTTTTATTTTAAAGAAAAAAACGGACGGCACTTTTCAATGGGAAACTAATTCAAAAAGAATACCATTTTCTTCAGGATATGGTGGAGCAATATCCACTAACAGGGGCTTGCTTTGCTTTGGTGGAAACAACTCTGATAGCACTATATCAGACAGTTGGTTTATTGATTATATTCCTGAAACAGGAGAAATAGAAATCAGTCAAGGACCTATTTTACCAGTGCCGCTAACCAATTTCGCTTTTGCCAAAGTTGACAATGATATCTACGTTGCTGGTGGAATTTCTGAATTTGGCGGAGCGTCAACCAACAGTTTTTACAGATTGTCTATAGGGGATAATAATTTTAAAGACTGGAAATGGGAATTACTGTCGTCATGGGATGGTGATCCTAGAGCCTTTTCAGTCGGTGTTGGCCAAAGCAATGGTTTAGAGAATTGCTTTTACCTTTTTTCCGGAAGGAATATTGATCCACAAGGGGAATGGAAAGTACTTGCTGATGCACATGTGTACAACCCCACTATAAAAAAATGGCAAATTATATCTAAGGGTATAGACAAAGAATTTAAGGTCATGGCGGGCACTGCTTTTCCAGTAGGTGCAAGTTCTATTATTTTCCCATCAGGATCTGATGGCAATCTGGCAATTGAGGAAATTGATATTAAGAAAAGAATAGAACACTTGGAAAGTCGATTGGTAAATGGCGAAGATGTTGGTGAAGTGTTACAACTGGCTAAACTGAAATTGACCAACCATCTGAATAATCACCCTGGATTCGGAAATAAAGTATACGGTTTTAACACCATATCCCAAGAGTTCTATGAAATAGAAGAAATACCACAAACTGGTCAGGTAACAACTAGTGCAGTGGCATGGGGCGGGGATATCGTAGTGCCATCAGGGGAGGTAAGGCCTGGTGTTAGAACTCCAGAAGTACTAAAAATTACAATTAACAAGGATGCAAAGCATCTTGGAATAATCGATATGTTGGTCATTGGTCTTTATTTTTTAACCCTAGCTTGGATGGGATATTTTTTTTCCAAACGTCAAAAGAGTACTGAAGATTATTTTAAAGGCGGAGGTCGAATTCCTTGGTGGGCAGCCGGATTGAGTATTTTTGGGACCGCTTTGAGCGCAATAACGTTTATGGCTGTACCGGCAAAAACATTTGCTACAGATTGGTCTTATTTCATGCTCAATATGACCATTTTTTTGGTGGCACCTGTCATTGTGTTTTGGTTCATTCCTTTTTTTAGGAAGCTCAATGTTACTACAGCATATGAATTTTTGGAATCTAGATTTAATCTTACCATAAGGCTTCTGGGTAGCCTGTCCTTTATATTGTTTCAAATTGGTCGTATGGGAGTGGTCATGTTTCTTCCTTCCATTGCCCTGAATGTGGTTACTGGTATCGATATTTTTGTGTGTATTTCCTTGATGGGAGTAGTTAGTATGATTTATACCATTTATGGTGGAATAGAAGCTGTAATATGGACTGATGTTGTTCAGGTTATCGTTCTACTTGGTGGAGCTATATTGTCTTTGGTTTTAATGGTCACCTCTATAGATGGTGGGTTGAAAGAAATCCTTGAAATGGCAAAGGAAAATGACAAATTCAATATAATAGATTTGGATTTGTCCCTTAAACAGCCAACTGTATGGGTTATGTTATTGGGGGGGATATTTGCAAATATAACTACCTATGGTTCGGATCAAACTATGGTACAGCGTTACTTGACCACCAAGACCCAAAAAGAAGCCCAAAAAAGTGTTTGGACCAATGCCATTTTGACCATACCGGCGACTCTTATATTCTTTTTCGTTGGCACAACTCTGTTCGCTTTTTTTAAGAATTATCCTAGTGAACTCAATCCGACTTTTGAAAATAATGATGCTATATTTCCTTGGTATATTGTTTCCGAGTTACCTACTGGTATTTCAGGATTATTGATCGCTGCAATATTCGCGGCGGCAATGAGCAGTTTGAGTAGTAGTATGAATTCGGCTGCCACCTCATATGCTACGGATATTCATTTTCGGTTTGGATGGAATAAGAAGACCAATGAATTGAAAATTGCTAGAAAAGCAACATTAATGATAGGGATAATTGGGACAATTTTTGCCATTATGATGGCCACGGTGGATGTAAAATCTCTTTGGGATGAATTTCAAAAGGTTCTAGGCTTGGTTATAGGAAGTTTGGGTGGTGTTTTTCTACTCGGAATTTTTACCAAAAGAGCGAATTCAATTGGAGTTTTGATCGGTATTGTTGTAAGTATTATGGTTCAGGTTTATGTTGGGGTTACTGAACCCGTTCACATATTAGTGTATTCAGCCACAGGGGTGATTTCATGTTTTTTCGTGGGATACGTAGCAAGTTTATTTTTTGCCAAAGATTAA